The window GGCAGCTTTTGGATATGGGCAAAAAGATCCCTCCTCATGTCCCTTTCCATCATGGCGCCCATGGAGTGACCCATACCGTCATAAAACACACCACCTCCGGCCTGCAACAGTATAAGGCCTGACATGGTTAATGCCGTATAGAGAACTATTCTCATTATATTTTGAGAATCCGATGCCCCTGTCTTTAACACCTCTCCTGTGAGGTATCGGGTACACAGGGGCAAGGCAAGGGAAATAGCTGATACTAACGCTGCACATGAGATATCGGCTATAAACAATACACGATAAAGTTTATAAAAAGAAAAGAATTTTTTTAACC is drawn from Leadbettera azotonutricia ZAS-9 and contains these coding sequences:
- a CDS encoding ABC transporter transmembrane domain-containing protein produces the protein MFIADISCAALVSAISLALPLCTRYLTGEVLKTGASDSQNIMRIVLYTALTMSGLILLQAGGGVFYDGMGHSMGAMMERDMRRDLFAHIQKLPYSFFDNQGTGSLMSRITNDLLNLAELYHHGPEDIIISFFPVYRGSRDTFTNKCEPCTDDIRLSASDPLVFNVSSGPFAEGLS